GACAGCCTATTTTTCCGACAACATTATTAAAGAAATCCAGTTCCTGATTTATTCTGCTCACATTTGCATAAGTTGCCTGGTCACCTAACCCCAGTGCTTTCAAACGTTCTTTTCGAATGCCGTTCAGCTTTTCAGAAGATATACGGAGACCGATGCATTTTTTAGGATCTACCATCATTAGCTCTTCCGGCGGATCCACCTCGGGTACAATCGGAACATTTGCTACTTTAAAACGTTTATGTGCCAAAAATTGAGAAAGGGGCGTTTTGGACGTTCTGGAAACACCTATCAATACAATATCTGCGCGGGTTATACCTCTAGGATCTCTTCCATCATCATACTTCACTGCGAATTCAATCGCCTCAATTTTCTTAAAGTAATCTTCATCCAATTTGTGGACAAGTCCTGCCTCCAGCCGGGGCTGAACACTAAACACCCGTTCCATTGCATCCATTGTCGGACCCATAATATCAATTGCCTCAATATCTAATTCTACGGAACGTTTATTGAGATGGGCTCGCAATTCCGGATCAATCAACGTAAAACCGACCAGGCTTGAATGCGATTTTGCCTGTTGTAAAAATTCATCAATGGTTCCCTTATCCTCTACATAAGGAATCCGCTGAATTTTATAATCTCCATTTTTAAATTGGCTTAAACCTGCTTTAATGACCAGTTCAGCCGTTTCCCCCACAGAATCAGATAACACATAAATCACTTGCTGTTCAGCCATCTCGATATCCTCCCCTTTGCATTAAAAATTAAATTGTATCTTCCATTGTTAATTCCACCAGCAGTTTGGTCATTGTTGTCTTGGTAATCCGCCCGATTACCTCGAGACCATTTTTTGTATCCTTTACAACCGGAACACCATCAATTTGTCTGGATATAAGTTGATGGGCTACATCAATAAGCAAATCATTTTTGCGGCAGACTGTAATATTCGGCATTCTCGTCATGATGATCGGAACCGGTACTGAGCTTAAATCCTGGCTCCCCATGCTGGCACGTAATAAATCTTTCCGGGAAAGAACCCCTACTAAACAGGCATTTTCATTCACCACAAAAAGCGTACCGAC
The nucleotide sequence above comes from Oceanobacillus timonensis. Encoded proteins:
- a CDS encoding pyruvate, water dikinase regulatory protein; its protein translation is MAEQQVIYVLSDSVGETAELVIKAGLSQFKNGDYKIQRIPYVEDKGTIDEFLQQAKSHSSLVGFTLIDPELRAHLNKRSVELDIEAIDIMGPTMDAMERVFSVQPRLEAGLVHKLDEDYFKKIEAIEFAVKYDDGRDPRGITRADIVLIGVSRTSKTPLSQFLAHKRFKVANVPIVPEVDPPEELMMVDPKKCIGLRISSEKLNGIRKERLKALGLGDQATYANVSRINQELDFFNNVVGKIGCPVIDVSHKAVEETANQIIRMWQKRNQ
- a CDS encoding helix-turn-helix transcriptional regulator, with the translated sequence MDLSKRQQRIIEIVKADGPITGEQIADQLTLTRATLRPDLAILTMAGFLDARPRVGYFYTGKTGSELLTEKIKRYKVHEFQQVPVAVSEKVSVYDAISTMFLEDVGTLFVVNENACLVGVLSRKDLLRASMGSQDLSSVPVPIIMTRMPNITVCRKNDLLIDVAHQLISRQIDGVPVVKDTKNGLEVIGRITKTTMTKLLVELTMEDTI